In a genomic window of Deinococcus metalli:
- a CDS encoding SDR family oxidoreductase: MANLGSSTVMLTGAGGALATAIAQELEDAGAQMVLVGRGDALERAADRFPATEVIDVDLTQESSVEDLRKVKVDILVHTVGTFAMQDAQKATTEDYRRMFDANMLSLFHAVQGVLPHMLRQKDGLILGVSAGQAARMSGPKAALYTASKAALSAYVLSLHDELKAKGVRGMVLYPMGAIDTPANRDDGLKWETMIDPRGLAKSVAHALTRPDRAHVTELKVYPDEEK; the protein is encoded by the coding sequence ATGGCGAACCTCGGCTCCTCCACTGTCATGCTCACCGGCGCCGGCGGTGCCCTGGCAACCGCCATCGCGCAGGAACTCGAAGATGCCGGCGCCCAGATGGTGCTCGTCGGGCGCGGTGACGCGCTTGAGCGCGCGGCCGACCGCTTTCCCGCCACCGAGGTGATCGACGTCGACCTCACGCAGGAGAGCAGCGTCGAGGACCTCCGCAAGGTCAAGGTGGACATACTGGTCCACACGGTCGGCACCTTCGCCATGCAGGACGCGCAGAAGGCCACCACCGAGGACTACCGCCGGATGTTCGATGCCAACATGCTCTCGCTGTTCCACGCTGTGCAGGGCGTGCTGCCGCACATGCTGCGGCAGAAAGACGGCCTGATCCTGGGCGTCAGCGCCGGGCAGGCCGCCCGCATGAGCGGCCCCAAGGCGGCCCTGTACACCGCCAGCAAGGCCGCCCTGAGCGCGTACGTGCTCAGCCTGCACGACGAACTCAAGGCCAAGGGCGTGCGCGGCATGGTGCTGTACCCCATGGGCGCCATCGACACGCCCGCCAACCGCGACGACGGCCTGAAGTGGGAGACCATGATCGACCCGCGCGGCCTCGCCAAGAGCGTGGCCCACGCCCTGACGAGACCCGACCGGGCGCACGTCACGGAACTCAAGGTCTACCCGGACGAGGAGAAGTAG
- a CDS encoding LysE family translocator has translation MPDLPTLLTFAVAALALLLIPGPSVLYIVARSMQQGRRAGLVSALGVQTGGLVHVVAATVGVSALVLSSALLFSVLKFVGAAYLIYLGVRTLLSREEVADVALPPTQPLARIFWQGATVNALNPKTAIFFLAFLPQFVHPGHGPVWGQTLLLGLEFLALATVSDSTYALLAGSVGRKLRGNQVFARRQKYVTGSVYVALGVGTATVGHS, from the coding sequence ATGCCTGACCTGCCCACCCTCCTGACCTTCGCGGTCGCCGCGCTGGCGCTGCTGCTGATCCCGGGGCCGAGCGTGCTGTACATCGTGGCGCGGTCCATGCAGCAGGGCCGCCGGGCGGGGCTGGTGTCGGCGCTGGGAGTGCAGACGGGCGGGCTGGTGCATGTCGTGGCCGCCACGGTGGGCGTGTCGGCGCTGGTGCTGTCGTCGGCGCTGCTGTTCAGCGTCCTGAAGTTCGTGGGAGCCGCGTACCTGATCTATCTGGGCGTCCGCACGCTGCTGTCGCGCGAGGAGGTGGCCGATGTGGCCCTGCCGCCCACGCAACCGCTGGCGCGCATCTTCTGGCAGGGCGCGACCGTCAACGCCCTGAACCCCAAGACGGCGATCTTCTTCCTGGCGTTCCTGCCGCAGTTCGTGCACCCGGGACACGGTCCGGTGTGGGGGCAGACCCTGCTGCTGGGGCTGGAATTCCTGGCGCTGGCCACCGTCAGCGACTCCACGTATGCGCTGCTGGCAGGGAGCGTGGGCCGGAAGCTGCGCGGCAACCAGGTCTTCGCCCGGCGGCAGAAGTACGTCACGGGCAGCGTGTACGTGGCACTGGGCGTGGGCACGGCGACGGTCGGGCACAGCTGA
- a CDS encoding M24 family metallopeptidase, which translates to MTSPIDRMQAALAATDLDGWLVYDFRGLNAHAATVLGLPAGAFLTRRYFVWVPREGQAVVLHNHIEGGTWRAITQEWGAELRPFGAHAELDAALSGVVAGKRVAMEYSPNGEVPYVSRVDAGTLERVRGAGAAEVVSSADLLQAFLTWSPEDLAAHRRAVDVLMDAKDAAFELIHDRLSARQPVTELDAQAVIMERIAAAGMDAGHPVNVSFGVNAADSHYEPSPERHATLNPGECVLIDLWAQEPGRPFADVTWVGHADEPGAEYADAWAAVAAARDAALDLIRGAYAQGGWGRVQGWMADRAARDAMGRTWAPHFLHRTGHDLGVTIHGSGANLDDYETHDTRALTPGLGVTVEPGTYPAARGFGIRSEVNVYLAPDGPEVTTPVQHAPFVLGRGAWADVRAAALDSSSLMKAP; encoded by the coding sequence ATGACGTCACCGATTGACCGTATGCAGGCGGCGCTGGCCGCCACCGACCTGGACGGCTGGCTGGTCTACGACTTCCGGGGCCTGAACGCGCACGCGGCGACGGTGCTGGGCCTGCCCGCCGGGGCCTTCCTGACACGGCGCTACTTCGTGTGGGTGCCGCGCGAGGGACAGGCCGTCGTGCTGCACAACCACATCGAGGGCGGCACGTGGCGCGCCATCACCCAGGAGTGGGGGGCAGAGCTGCGGCCCTTCGGCGCGCACGCGGAACTCGACGCGGCCCTGTCGGGCGTGGTGGCCGGGAAGCGCGTGGCGATGGAATACTCGCCGAACGGCGAGGTGCCGTACGTGAGCCGCGTCGACGCCGGAACGCTGGAGCGCGTTCGGGGCGCGGGCGCGGCCGAGGTGGTCAGCAGCGCGGACCTGCTCCAGGCCTTCCTGACGTGGTCGCCGGAGGACCTCGCCGCACACCGCCGCGCGGTGGACGTGCTGATGGACGCCAAGGACGCGGCCTTCGAGCTGATCCACGACCGCCTGAGTGCCAGGCAGCCCGTGACGGAGCTGGACGCACAGGCGGTGATCATGGAGCGCATCGCGGCGGCGGGCATGGACGCGGGGCATCCCGTGAACGTGAGTTTCGGCGTGAACGCCGCCGACAGCCATTACGAGCCCAGCCCCGAGCGGCACGCGACCCTGAATCCGGGCGAGTGCGTGCTGATCGACCTGTGGGCACAGGAGCCGGGGCGGCCCTTCGCCGACGTGACGTGGGTGGGCCACGCGGACGAGCCGGGCGCGGAGTACGCGGACGCGTGGGCGGCCGTGGCCGCTGCGCGGGACGCCGCGCTGGACCTGATCCGCGGCGCCTACGCGCAGGGCGGCTGGGGCCGCGTGCAGGGCTGGATGGCCGACCGCGCCGCCCGGGACGCGATGGGCCGCACGTGGGCGCCGCACTTCCTGCACCGCACCGGGCACGACCTGGGCGTCACCATCCACGGGTCGGGCGCGAACCTCGACGATTACGAGACGCACGACACGCGCGCCCTCACGCCGGGGCTGGGCGTGACCGTGGAACCCGGCACGTACCCGGCCGCGCGGGGCTTCGGCATCCGGTCTGAGGTGAACGTGTACCTCGCGCCGGACGGACCTGAGGTCACCACGCCCGTCCAGCACGCGCCCTTTGTGCTGGGCCGGGGCGCGTGGGCGGACGTGCGGGCGGCCGCGCTGGACAGCTCTAGCCTCATGAAGGCTCCCTGA